A stretch of the Ochrobactrum sp. BTU1 genome encodes the following:
- the hpt gene encoding hypoxanthine phosphoribosyltransferase — protein MPQVGGKTIDVLFSPEEIAARNLALAKEIAGRDFHNLLTISILKGSFIFAADLIRAMHDAGVEPDVEFITVSSYGKGTTSTEVRLLRDIESDVKDRDVLLIDDILESGKTLKFVRELMIERGARSVSIAVLLDKSVRRKVDLDADFVAFECPDYFVVGYGMDVGHSFRQLPFVGHVKE, from the coding sequence ATGCCTCAGGTCGGCGGCAAAACCATTGATGTGCTTTTCAGCCCAGAGGAAATCGCTGCGCGTAATCTCGCGCTGGCAAAAGAGATTGCCGGACGCGATTTTCATAATCTGCTGACGATATCCATCCTCAAAGGCTCGTTTATTTTCGCAGCCGATCTTATTCGTGCAATGCATGATGCAGGTGTTGAGCCGGATGTCGAATTCATCACCGTTTCCAGCTATGGCAAGGGTACGACCAGTACGGAAGTGCGTCTGCTGCGCGATATCGAAAGCGATGTAAAAGACCGCGACGTTCTTCTGATCGATGACATTCTCGAATCAGGCAAGACGCTCAAATTTGTGCGTGAGCTGATGATTGAGCGTGGAGCTCGCAGCGTCAGCATTGCTGTGCTTCTCGACAAGAGCGTGCGTCGCAAGGTTGATCTGGATGCCGATTTCGTCGCTTTCGAATGCCCTGACTATTTCGTCGTCGGTTACGGCATGGATGTCGGCCATTCGTTCCGGCAGTTGCCTTTTGTGGGCCATGTAAAAGAGTAG
- a CDS encoding methyltransferase domain-containing protein, whose amino-acid sequence MHPDIIELRSFYETTLGHLAERSIRMALSGLWARVPGERLVGLGYSLPYLDRFSADTERSFAFMPAGQGAVAWPSSGKSSTALVFDEELPLPDSSIDRVLMVHALEYAENASETLKEMWRVLAPNGRLVIVVPNRRGVWARLDRTPFGSGRPYSRTQLTALLREANFSVNTISNALHFPPVKRRWMMRPCMAIEGIGRKLWPLFSGVLVVEAQKRLYQGLPVAQRSSRRVFVPVLAPQGTPVSGLRKTASKETKK is encoded by the coding sequence ATGCATCCGGACATTATCGAACTGCGTTCCTTTTACGAAACCACCCTTGGCCATCTCGCCGAGCGATCCATTCGCATGGCGCTTTCGGGTCTTTGGGCGCGTGTACCAGGCGAGCGCTTGGTGGGGCTTGGCTATAGCCTCCCCTATCTCGACCGCTTCAGTGCAGATACCGAGCGAAGCTTTGCTTTTATGCCTGCCGGACAAGGTGCCGTTGCATGGCCTTCATCGGGCAAATCAAGCACCGCACTCGTCTTCGACGAAGAACTGCCTTTGCCTGATTCTTCCATCGACCGGGTGCTGATGGTTCATGCGCTGGAATATGCCGAAAACGCTTCGGAAACGCTGAAAGAAATGTGGCGTGTACTCGCCCCCAACGGACGGCTCGTCATCGTGGTGCCGAACCGGCGCGGCGTATGGGCACGTCTCGACCGCACACCATTCGGCAGTGGTCGCCCTTATAGCCGCACACAGTTAACCGCCCTGCTGCGCGAGGCCAATTTCAGCGTCAACACAATCAGCAATGCGCTGCATTTCCCACCCGTGAAACGCCGATGGATGATGCGTCCATGCATGGCCATTGAAGGTATTGGCCGCAAACTCTGGCCGCTATTTTCCGGTGTTCTGGTCGTCGAAGCGCAGAAACGCCTTTATCAAGGCCTGCCAGTCGCACAACGCTCGTCTCGCCGTGTCTTCGTGCCTGTTCTGGCGCCGCAAGGAACACCGGTCAGCGGTTTGAGAAAAACCGCATCGAAAGAAACCAAAAAATAG